One genomic region from Kwoniella shivajii chromosome 6, complete sequence encodes:
- a CDS encoding chaperone DnaK gives MAYPQRTIRRTRRSTSSSLMSKITLFAFVLIAVICFLPVGNQVRAEEKEVDVGTVIGIDLGTTYSCVAVQKGGKVEIIANDQGNRITPSWVAFTDEERLIGDAAKNQASNNPENTVFDAKRLIGRSATDSDVKKDQKHWPFKIVNKGGKPMIQVNHKGDLKEFTPEEVSAMVLIKMKETAEAYLGHKVTHAVVTVPAYFNDAQRSATKDAGTIAGLTVLRIVNEPTAAAIAYGLDRTGKAESQIIVYDLGGGTFDVSLLSIEDGVFEVLATAGDTHLGGEDFDNRVIDYLVKQYKRKTDVDVSKNNRAMGKLKREVEKAKRSLSSQMSTKIEIEAFEGGNDFAETLTRAKFEELNIDLFRKTMKPVEQVLKDAGVKKDEIDDIVLVGGSTRIPKVQQLLKEYFNGKEPSKGINPDEAVAYGAAVQGGILSGEEGSSGVLLIDVCPLTLGIETTGGVMTKLIGRNSVVPTKKSQIFSTAVDNQPTVRIQVFEGERSMTKDNNMLGEFDLNDIPPAPRGVPQIEVTFEIDANGILKVAALDKGTGKSKSITITNDQRRLSPEDIERMVQEAEEFADEDAAVKKRIESQNALQNFVYSMKSQVADSEGLGGKLSEDDKETILSALKEKTEWLEENPTAEAEDYEEQLSELQAAVAPITAKLYGGAGGSGYDDEQQPFSHDEL, from the exons ATGGCCTACCCACAAAGAACAATACGTCGAACAAGACGATCAACGTCTTCTTCGCTCATGTCAAAAATCACTTTATTCGCTTTCGTCCTCATCGCCGTCATCTGTTTCTTACCTGTTGGTAATCAAGTGAGAGcagaggagaaagaagtggaTGTTGGTACAGTCATCGGTATTGATTTAGGTACAACTTATTCATGTGTTGC CGTtcaaaaaggtggaaaagtTGAAATTATCGCAAATGATCAAGGAAATCGAATTACACCTTCTTGGGTAGCATTCactgatgaagaaagattaaTCGGTGATGCAGCTAAGAATCAGGCATCCAACAACCCAGAAAACACTGTATTCGACGCAAAGAGATTGATCGGTAGATCAGCAACTGATTCAGATGTAAAGAAAGACCAAAAACATTGGCCCTTCAAGATTGTCAACAAAGGTGGCAAACCCATGATCCAAGTCAACCACAAAGGTGACCTCAAGGAATTT ACCCCCGAAGAAGTTTCTGCCATGgttttgatcaagatgaaggagacTGCCGAGGCTTACCTTGGTCACAAAGTCACTCACGCTGTTGTTACTGTCCCTGCCT ACTTCAACGACGCTCAACGATCCGCAACCAAAGATGCTGGTACCATTGCCGGTCTTACCGTTCTCCGAATTGTCAACGAGCCTACCGCTGCTGCCATCG CCTACGGTCTTGACCGAACTGGAAAGGCCGAATCCCAAATCATTGTTTACGATCTTGGAGGTGGTACTTTCGAtgtctcccttctttccattgaGGATGGTGTATTCGAAGTATTGGCTACTGCAGGTGACACTCATCTTGGTGGTGAAGATTTCGATAACCGAGTTATTGATTACCTCGTCAAGCAATACAAGCGAAAGACCGATGTTGATGTCTCCAAAAACAACAGAGCTATGGGTAAACTTAAGAGAGAGGTTGAAAAGGCCAAGAGATCACTATCTTCCCAAATGAGCACCAAGATTGAAATCGAAGCCTTCGAAGGTGGTAACGACTTCGCAGAG ACCCTCACTCGAGCCAAATTCGAAGAGCTCAACATTGATCTTTTCCGAAAGACCATGAAGCCCGTTGAACAAGTCCTCAAGGATGCCGGTgtcaagaaggatgagattgatgat ATCGTCCTTGTTGGTGGTTCCACTCGAATTCCTAAAGTCCAACAACTTCTCAAAGAGTACTTCAACGGCAAAGAACCTTCAAAGGGTATCAACCCTGATGAGGCCGTCGCTTACGGTGCTGCTGTTCAAGGTGGTATCCTTTCCGGTGAGGAAGGTAGCAGCGGAGTCCTTTTGATCGATGTCTGTCCTTTGACCCTTG GTATCGAGACCACCGGTGGTGTCATGACCAAACTTATTGGCCGAAACTCCGTAGTCCCCACCAAGAAATCTCAGATATTCTCTACTGCCGTCGACAACCAACCTACCGTTCGAATTCAAGTCTTCGAAGGTGAACGATCTATGACCAAGGATAACAATATGCTTGGAGAATTTGATCTTAACGATATCCCACCTGCCCCTCGAGGTGTTCCTCAAATCGAAGTCACctttgagattgatg CCAACGGTATCCTCAAGGTTGCCGCTTTAGACAAAGGTACTGGTAAATCCAAGTCTATCACTATCACCAACGATCAAAGACGACTCTCGCCCGAGGACATTGAGCGAATGGTACAAGAG GCCGAGGAGTTCGCCGATGAAGATGCCGCTGTGAAGAAGCGAATCGAATCTCAAAATGCCcttcaaa ACTTCGTTTACTCTATGAAATCACAAGTCGCTGACTCCGAGGGTCTCGGTGGTAAACTCTCAGAAGACGACAAGGAGACCATTCTTTCCGCCCTCAAGGAGAAGACTGAATGGCTCGAGGAGAACCCtacagctgaagctgaagactACGAGGAGCAGTTATCTGAACTCCAAGCAGCTGTTGCG CCCATCACCGCCAAACTTTACGGTGGTGCCGGAGGTTCAGGATACGATGACGAGCAACAACCTTTCAGCCACGATGAGCTTTAG